The following proteins are encoded in a genomic region of Pseudomonas saponiphila:
- a CDS encoding LysE family translocator, which produces MASYGLFLLLATLTILSPGPGVVLTLSNALRHGWAGALPGIFGIALGALVVAGISASSLGLLLAASTTAFTLLKYIGALYLLYLGIKMWRTQSFVPTLKDSEARPGRRFVEALSIQLLNPKAGFFFLAVFPQFIQPHGNYYSQFLLLVTSYSLLVIALHSGYALMANSARGWLSSRRGARIVGKLSGMTFLGFGVMLASASK; this is translated from the coding sequence ATGGCGAGTTACGGACTGTTTTTACTGCTGGCTACCCTGACCATCCTCAGCCCTGGCCCCGGGGTGGTACTGACCCTGTCCAACGCCCTGCGCCACGGTTGGGCCGGAGCGCTGCCGGGGATTTTCGGCATCGCTTTGGGTGCCTTGGTGGTAGCGGGCATCTCCGCCAGCAGCCTCGGTTTGCTGCTGGCGGCCTCGACCACCGCCTTTACCTTGCTCAAGTACATCGGAGCCCTGTACCTGCTGTATCTGGGGATAAAAATGTGGCGCACTCAAAGCTTTGTTCCAACCCTCAAAGACAGTGAGGCCAGGCCGGGACGGCGCTTTGTCGAAGCCCTGTCGATCCAGTTGCTCAACCCCAAGGCCGGATTCTTCTTTCTCGCTGTGTTTCCCCAATTCATCCAGCCGCACGGCAATTACTACAGCCAGTTCTTGCTGCTGGTGACCAGCTACAGCCTGTTGGTGATTGCGCTGCACAGCGGCTATGCGCTGATGGCCAACAGCGCCAGGGGCTGGCTGTCGAGCCGCCGGGGCGCGCGGATCGTCGGCAAGCTGTCGGGGATGACCTTTCTCGGATTCGGCGTGATGCTGGCCAGCGCCAGTAAATAA
- the gcvA gene encoding transcriptional regulator GcvA: MITDLPPLNAVRAFTAAARHESFSRAAEELHVSHSAVSRHIKLLEEHLGVLLFERRIRQSVLTPAGQAFYEQVSVALTQIATAAVSLRRGAALRKVIINVRPSFAVRWLIPRLPQFMALYPEIQPEVVTSTLLPDPARETFDLVIRRGRSGWAPALQPQCLLEDEVVLVAAPSLLQTTALNSPKDLTRHTLLVSRTRANDWQKWLEHCALKPLRQSPTLHFDHMHFVLQACVDGLGLALCPASLLAKDLTSGRLVCPLPALRQPLTRYYYALAADAAPEAQVFIEWMLAQIRQDAVDNLAPLPASGA; the protein is encoded by the coding sequence ATGATCACTGACCTGCCGCCCCTGAACGCCGTCCGCGCCTTTACTGCCGCCGCTCGCCACGAGAGTTTCAGCCGCGCCGCTGAAGAACTGCACGTGAGCCACAGCGCGGTGAGCCGCCATATCAAGTTGCTGGAAGAGCACCTAGGGGTGCTGCTGTTCGAGCGGCGCATCCGCCAGTCGGTGCTCACCCCTGCCGGGCAAGCCTTCTATGAACAGGTCAGCGTAGCCCTGACCCAGATCGCCACCGCTGCTGTCTCGCTGCGCCGTGGCGCGGCGCTGCGCAAGGTGATCATCAACGTGCGACCGTCCTTCGCGGTGCGCTGGCTGATTCCGCGCTTGCCACAGTTCATGGCGCTGTATCCAGAGATCCAGCCGGAGGTGGTGACCAGCACCCTGCTCCCCGATCCGGCCAGGGAAACCTTCGATCTGGTGATTCGCCGCGGGCGTTCGGGCTGGGCGCCAGCGCTGCAACCCCAATGCTTGCTGGAGGATGAAGTTGTGCTGGTGGCGGCGCCTTCACTGTTGCAGACCACGGCGCTCAACAGCCCCAAGGACCTGACGCGCCATACCCTGCTGGTCAGTCGTACCCGCGCCAACGACTGGCAAAAGTGGCTGGAGCATTGCGCCTTGAAGCCGCTGCGCCAGTCGCCGACCCTGCATTTCGACCATATGCACTTCGTGCTCCAGGCCTGTGTCGACGGTTTGGGGCTGGCGCTGTGTCCCGCGTCACTGCTGGCCAAGGACCTGACCAGCGGCCGGCTGGTCTGCCCCTTGCCGGCGTTGCGCCAGCCGCTGACCCGCTACTACTACGCGCTCGCCGCCGATGCCGCGCCCGAAGCCCAAGTGTTTATCGAGTGGATGCTGGCGCAGATTCGCCAGGACGCTGTGGATAACCTGGCGCCGTTGCCGGCCAGCGGCGCCTGA
- a CDS encoding DUF3077 domain-containing protein has translation MTIKTLGHVTFAASGEAQHPLFRVNPDVPLREALEQVSQLLFHAKHLARDAALERDDRYAWAAHYFSEMGKAIVDDLCLGSWPAAGEGQRAG, from the coding sequence ATGACCATCAAGACCCTCGGCCATGTCACTTTCGCCGCCAGTGGTGAAGCCCAGCATCCGCTGTTTCGGGTCAACCCGGACGTGCCGCTGCGCGAAGCCCTGGAGCAGGTGTCGCAATTGCTGTTTCACGCCAAGCATCTGGCTCGGGACGCGGCGTTGGAGCGGGATGACCGCTATGCTTGGGCCGCTCATTACTTCAGCGAGATGGGCAAGGCGATTGTCGATGATTTGTGCCTGGGGAGCTGGCCGGCTGCCGGGGAGGGGCAGCGCGCGGGTTGA
- a CDS encoding response regulator, which yields MSRLLIVDDDIEVLALLKKFFVQQGYQVAVATDGASLWAALEREVPDLIILDLMLPGDNGLTLCQRLRQLHATPVIMLTAMGELSDRVVGLEMGADDYLSKPFDARELLARVRAVLRRAGESRPVSGEVPRPLIKFADWQLDLTRRELRSPDQVMIPLSAGEFDLLLVFVEHPQRILTREQLLDLARGQAHDAFDRSIDVQVSRLRRKLEFDTKRPAMIRTVRNGGYLFTPSVTRQ from the coding sequence GTGAGCCGTCTCTTGATCGTGGACGACGACATTGAAGTCCTCGCGCTGCTGAAGAAATTCTTTGTCCAACAGGGCTATCAGGTGGCCGTGGCCACCGATGGTGCATCGCTGTGGGCGGCCCTGGAGCGGGAGGTGCCGGACCTGATCATCCTCGACCTGATGCTCCCCGGCGACAACGGCCTGACCCTGTGCCAGCGCCTGCGCCAGTTGCATGCCACGCCAGTGATCATGCTCACCGCCATGGGCGAGTTGAGCGATCGGGTGGTGGGGCTGGAGATGGGCGCCGACGATTACCTGAGCAAGCCCTTCGATGCCCGCGAGCTGCTGGCCCGGGTGCGGGCGGTGCTGCGTCGGGCCGGGGAGAGCCGCCCGGTGAGTGGCGAGGTGCCGCGGCCGTTGATCAAGTTCGCCGACTGGCAGTTGGACCTGACCCGCCGCGAACTGCGCTCGCCGGACCAGGTGATGATTCCGTTGTCGGCGGGGGAGTTCGACCTGCTGCTGGTGTTTGTCGAGCATCCGCAGCGCATCCTCACTCGCGAGCAGTTGCTGGACCTGGCCCGAGGCCAGGCCCATGACGCCTTCGATCGTAGCATCGACGTCCAGGTCAGCCGTCTGCGGCGCAAGCTGGAGTTCGACACCAAGCGCCCGGCGATGATTCGTACCGTGCGCAACGGCGGTTACCTGTTCACCCCCAGCGTGACCCGCCAGTGA
- a CDS encoding sensor histidine kinase, whose product MKLIKPLWRYRLRDTVARWIALTIIMAMLTALAFNALFVQLAGVWAYPPLAETGLLEKSAAIVRMIEASEPSQRPRLAEAVSSDHLSIAWRPTRQGFALPEVDDPEYRVGSEGIRAMLQPPQRRIEAYQPSDWPGPDGRYALLVQLTDQSWLMFSSASRSWGLEEGTRNLIVIALVLISTGLVALIATRRLAKPLQQFAQGARRFAVDFRAPPIDPVGPHEIRQAILAFNAMQAQLQHFIKDRTQMLAAISHDLRTPLTRMRLRGEFIEDEDQQQRLFRDVDEMQAMINSALEFFRDDARLEQATQFDLAELLQTLVDDYRDQSIPIAFSGPSRLVYCGRPLGLKRVMTNLLDNAIKYAGEPAIVLEQGADHLRVRVLDRGPGIPPEALEQVFAPFYRLESSRNKSTGGVGLGLSAARAIVREHGGELRLFNREGAGLEARVELPL is encoded by the coding sequence GTGAAGCTGATCAAGCCCCTGTGGCGCTATCGCCTGCGCGATACCGTGGCGCGCTGGATCGCCTTGACCATCATCATGGCCATGCTCACCGCCCTGGCCTTCAATGCGCTGTTCGTGCAACTGGCCGGGGTCTGGGCCTATCCACCGCTGGCGGAAACCGGATTGCTGGAAAAGTCCGCAGCCATCGTGCGCATGATCGAAGCTTCGGAGCCCAGTCAGCGCCCGCGACTGGCGGAGGCGGTCAGCAGTGATCATCTGAGCATCGCCTGGCGGCCGACGCGTCAAGGATTTGCCCTGCCAGAGGTAGACGATCCGGAGTATCGGGTCGGCTCGGAAGGCATTCGCGCCATGCTGCAACCGCCCCAGCGACGTATCGAGGCTTACCAGCCCAGCGACTGGCCGGGCCCGGACGGGCGTTATGCGCTGCTGGTGCAGTTGACCGATCAAAGCTGGCTGATGTTTTCCTCGGCGTCGCGCAGTTGGGGGCTGGAGGAGGGCACCCGCAACCTGATCGTGATCGCTCTGGTGCTGATCTCCACGGGGTTGGTGGCGCTGATCGCCACTCGCCGCCTGGCCAAGCCGTTGCAGCAGTTCGCTCAGGGCGCGCGGCGCTTTGCCGTGGATTTTCGCGCGCCGCCCATCGATCCGGTGGGGCCTCACGAGATACGTCAGGCGATCCTCGCCTTCAACGCCATGCAGGCGCAGTTGCAGCACTTCATCAAGGACCGCACGCAGATGCTCGCGGCCATCTCCCATGATCTGCGCACGCCCCTGACTCGCATGCGCCTGCGTGGCGAGTTCATCGAGGATGAGGATCAGCAGCAACGGCTGTTCCGTGATGTCGACGAAATGCAGGCGATGATCAACTCGGCCCTGGAGTTCTTTCGCGACGATGCCAGGCTGGAGCAGGCCACCCAGTTCGATCTGGCGGAGTTGCTGCAGACCCTGGTGGACGACTATCGCGACCAGTCGATCCCAATCGCCTTCAGCGGGCCGTCGCGCCTGGTGTATTGCGGCCGGCCCCTGGGGCTCAAGCGGGTGATGACCAACCTGCTGGATAACGCGATCAAGTACGCAGGTGAGCCGGCCATTGTGCTGGAGCAGGGCGCCGATCATTTGCGGGTGCGGGTGCTTGATCGCGGCCCGGGAATTCCGCCCGAGGCACTGGAGCAGGTATTTGCGCCGTTCTACCGGCTGGAGAGCTCGCGCAACAAGAGTACCGGCGGCGTGGGCCTTGGGCTGTCGGCGGCGCGAGCCATCGTTCGCGAGCATGGCGGCGAGTTGCGTCTGTTCAACCGTGAGGGCGCTGGGTTGGAGGCGCGGGTGGAGTTGCCGCTATAG
- a CDS encoding AraC family transcriptional regulator, whose translation MDAHQNRPPAPPGDFSRFWRIPEGDCELLAARYRKQSFGRHSHDRYAVGVISGGVEKLFYRGGHHLATQGCVVTISPGEIHDGVQACDQGWVYRMLYLDPQWLNRAILGQRFPADHIHLFREVLSEDPTFAHWFLQQHLLIEHADSSLERESILLELLAQLFQRNGVHQPATDRQEREAVKRIRQRLDDDFEQSIRLEELAAQVNLEPLYMIRVFKNSLGISPHSYQIQRRIARVQHLLRSGASITEASFHCGFFDQSHMTRAFKKVVGITPGSFRNCHA comes from the coding sequence ATGGATGCCCACCAGAACCGCCCCCCAGCACCGCCAGGGGATTTCTCCCGCTTCTGGCGCATCCCGGAAGGCGACTGCGAGCTGCTGGCGGCCCGCTACAGAAAGCAGTCGTTTGGCCGCCACAGCCATGACCGCTATGCCGTCGGCGTCATCAGCGGCGGCGTGGAAAAACTCTTCTATCGCGGCGGCCACCACCTGGCGACCCAGGGCTGCGTGGTCACCATCAGCCCCGGCGAAATCCACGACGGCGTCCAGGCCTGCGACCAGGGCTGGGTCTATCGCATGCTGTACCTGGACCCGCAGTGGCTGAACCGGGCCATTCTCGGCCAGCGCTTCCCTGCGGATCACATCCACCTGTTTCGCGAAGTGCTGAGCGAAGATCCGACCTTCGCCCACTGGTTCCTGCAACAGCACCTACTGATCGAACACGCCGACTCAAGCCTTGAGCGCGAAAGCATTCTGCTGGAACTGCTGGCGCAGTTGTTCCAGAGAAACGGCGTGCACCAGCCAGCCACTGATCGCCAGGAGCGCGAGGCGGTGAAACGCATCAGACAGCGACTGGACGACGACTTCGAACAGAGTATCCGCCTGGAAGAACTGGCGGCCCAGGTGAACCTGGAGCCGCTGTACATGATCCGGGTGTTCAAGAACAGCCTGGGCATCTCGCCCCACAGCTACCAGATCCAACGCCGCATCGCCCGGGTCCAGCACCTGTTGCGCAGCGGCGCGAGTATCACCGAAGCCTCGTTTCACTGTGGATTCTTCGATCAAAGCCACATGACCCGCGCTTTCAAAAAAGTCGTCGGCATCACCCCCGGCAGCTTTCGCAATTGCCACGCCTGA
- a CDS encoding glutathione S-transferase family protein, which translates to MSVMKLVIGDYKKSSWSLRAWLVLVTADVPFEVIQIKLGEPQTGERILAYSASGKVPVLLQDDLSINDSLAICEYVAEHWPQAQLWPADAGLKALARSACAEMHAGFTQLRTQLPFGVDRGEPAQVLSPATEAEIQRVFAIWRQLLARSQSEAFLCGTFGVVDAMFAPVLLRLMRYGIAIPGDLKPYADAVLLHPPVLLWLKLAMQEI; encoded by the coding sequence ATGAGTGTGATGAAACTGGTGATCGGCGACTACAAGAAGTCTTCCTGGTCGTTGCGGGCCTGGTTGGTCCTGGTCACTGCGGATGTGCCTTTTGAGGTCATCCAGATCAAGTTGGGGGAGCCGCAGACCGGCGAGCGAATCCTCGCCTATTCAGCGTCGGGCAAGGTGCCGGTGCTGCTGCAGGACGATCTGTCGATCAACGACAGCCTGGCGATCTGTGAATACGTTGCTGAACACTGGCCCCAGGCTCAACTCTGGCCTGCGGATGCCGGGCTCAAGGCACTGGCCCGCTCGGCCTGCGCCGAAATGCATGCCGGTTTCACTCAGTTGCGCACGCAACTGCCGTTCGGGGTCGACCGTGGCGAGCCCGCCCAGGTGTTGAGCCCGGCGACCGAGGCCGAGATCCAACGGGTGTTTGCGATCTGGCGCCAGTTGCTGGCCAGGAGCCAATCCGAGGCGTTTCTGTGTGGAACCTTTGGGGTGGTGGATGCCATGTTCGCGCCGGTGCTGTTGCGCTTGATGCGCTATGGCATCGCCATTCCCGGGGATCTGAAACCCTATGCCGATGCGGTGTTGCTGCACCCTCCGGTGTTGCTGTGGCTAAAACTGGCGATGCAGGAAATTTGA
- a CDS encoding DMT family transporter — MSSNRALVELTLGGLMLSLSALAVAFAHIGAGGAGFYRMLFASLLFLLLLKVRRIPVLLKSAKARRYTALAGVFLAIDLALWHQSIYIVGPGIGSILTNCQVFFMTLLGLYLLKEKPSLYFLISISLAFVGLYLLLLPEMSSALGIKGVVYGVLSGLAYAVCVYFLKVNTQLPDGGGDKIAQMLNLSLWAALVLLVYALAMGESLAIVDGLTLVMLIIYGVMVQFVGWLLVNRSIGAISLGLAGLILLLEPVITYFVDVAFLGKASSALQIVGALLTIVAVYIGSIKPPVKVTPGTEAA, encoded by the coding sequence ATGTCGAGCAATAGAGCGTTAGTGGAGCTGACCCTGGGAGGGCTGATGCTCAGCCTGTCGGCCCTGGCAGTGGCCTTTGCCCATATCGGCGCGGGTGGAGCGGGCTTCTATCGCATGCTGTTCGCCTCGCTCCTGTTCTTGCTGCTACTCAAGGTGCGCCGCATTCCGGTGTTGCTCAAGAGTGCCAAGGCCCGGCGGTACACGGCCCTGGCCGGGGTGTTCCTGGCCATCGACCTGGCGCTCTGGCACCAGAGCATCTACATCGTCGGCCCGGGGATCGGATCGATTCTGACCAACTGCCAGGTGTTTTTCATGACCCTGCTGGGCCTTTATCTGCTCAAGGAAAAGCCTTCGCTCTACTTCCTGATCTCCATCAGCCTGGCGTTTGTCGGACTGTATCTGTTGCTGTTGCCGGAAATGAGCAGCGCCCTGGGCATCAAGGGCGTGGTGTATGGCGTGCTGTCGGGCCTGGCTTACGCCGTCTGTGTGTATTTCCTAAAGGTCAACACCCAGTTGCCTGACGGCGGTGGCGACAAGATCGCGCAGATGCTCAACCTGAGCCTGTGGGCTGCGCTGGTGTTGCTGGTGTATGCCCTGGCCATGGGGGAAAGCCTGGCCATCGTCGATGGGCTGACTTTAGTGATGCTGATCATCTACGGGGTGATGGTGCAGTTCGTGGGCTGGCTATTGGTCAACCGCTCCATCGGCGCCATCAGCCTGGGGTTGGCAGGGCTGATCCTGCTGCTGGAACCGGTGATTACCTACTTCGTCGACGTGGCGTTTCTCGGCAAGGCCAGCTCGGCGCTGCAGATCGTCGGGGCATTGCTGACGATCGTTGCCGTATACATCGGTTCGATCAAACCGCCGGTCAAGGTGACGCCGGGGACCGAGGCCGCTTGA
- the ppk2 gene encoding polyphosphate kinase 2: protein MALQVASAPRGSNEDSVSAALPGNYPYRNRMRRAEYEKAKSELQIELLKVQSWVKETGQRIVVLFEGRDAAGKGGTIKRFMEHLNPRGARIVALEKPSEQEKGQWYFQRYIQHLPTAGEMVFFDRSWYNRAGVERVMEFCSPLQYLEFMRQTPELERMLCNSGILMFKFWFSVNREEQLRRFISRRDDPLKHWKLSPIDIKSLDKWDEYTAAKQAMFFHTDTADAPWTVIKSDDKKRARINCIRHFLHELDYPGKNLKVAHAPDPLLVGRASRVLEEDERTQAQAAADAGATRQALSA from the coding sequence ATGGCCCTGCAAGTGGCCAGCGCGCCACGCGGCTCCAATGAAGACAGCGTGTCCGCCGCACTGCCGGGCAACTACCCCTATCGCAACCGCATGCGCCGCGCCGAGTACGAAAAGGCCAAGAGTGAGTTGCAGATCGAACTGCTCAAGGTGCAGAGCTGGGTCAAGGAAACCGGGCAGCGCATCGTCGTGCTGTTCGAAGGCCGCGACGCGGCGGGCAAGGGCGGCACCATCAAGCGCTTCATGGAACACCTCAACCCCCGTGGCGCGCGGATCGTCGCCCTGGAAAAGCCCTCGGAACAGGAAAAGGGCCAGTGGTACTTCCAGCGCTATATCCAGCATTTGCCCACCGCCGGGGAAATGGTCTTCTTCGACCGCTCCTGGTACAACCGCGCCGGCGTCGAACGGGTCATGGAATTCTGCTCGCCGCTGCAATACCTGGAGTTCATGCGCCAGACTCCAGAGCTGGAACGCATGCTGTGCAACAGCGGCATCCTGATGTTCAAGTTCTGGTTCTCGGTGAACCGCGAAGAACAACTGCGCCGCTTCATCTCGCGCCGGGATGACCCGCTCAAGCACTGGAAGCTCTCGCCCATCGACATCAAGTCCCTGGACAAGTGGGACGAATACACCGCCGCCAAGCAGGCGATGTTCTTCCACACCGACACCGCCGATGCCCCCTGGACGGTGATCAAGTCAGACGACAAGAAGCGCGCGCGGATCAACTGCATCCGCCATTTCCTGCATGAGCTGGACTACCCGGGCAAGAACCTGAAAGTCGCCCATGCCCCCGACCCGTTGCTGGTGGGTCGAGCCTCGCGGGTACTGGAAGAGGACGAACGCACCCAGGCCCAGGCCGCGGCGGATGCCGGTGCTACGCGCCAGGCCCTGTCGGCCTGA